One segment of Fuscovulum ytuae DNA contains the following:
- a CDS encoding alpha-2-macroglobulin family protein, with amino-acid sequence MRFLSVSLAFALLLVPIAASAQELVPQKRAVLSQDIDLPGGDIGSAFDTTLEACERACLAGAACEAFTFNSRNGSCFLKAGPGEGVAYGGAFSGLVRAAAAGSAERARTRQGEIGFVQDWEFGAVTAQAVALGREHVTGPWTASEWIATAQNAEMAGDYAGAARSMGAAVNITDAAGDWAEYARLLLAAGDAEGPDQQALRERSYQAAVNAYLRAEGAAERHTILVTMGMALERLGRGSDTVKALRLAQSLQTRDDTAAYLAQAAGQYGFRIVENRVESDSARPRICATFSEDLVAKGVDYATFVQLDEPGLTVSAQFRDICVEGLVHGQRATVTFREGLPAADGQVLMGSVDITQYIRDRSPGVRFPGRAYVLPKAGEPALPVETVNTEALELILYRVTDRNLIRAFQNGYLSAPMAEWQEYDFTSQTGTEVWRGTAEVSLDVNRDVTTRLPMAEALAGQGAGVYALRASVPGKPSWQVPAGWQWFTVSDLGLTTLSGVDGLHVFVRSLGSAEAKAGIAVELLSNGNEVLGRTQTDAQGYARFDAGLTKGTGAAAPAMVVAREGEADVAFLSLTDPEFDLSDRGVEGREAAPPVNVFLATDRGAYRAGETVFATALARDSGAAAIEGLPLTVVVKRPDGVEHARQVVNDWSGGYVISQPILASAQRGVWRMEILAEADAPPLTATTFLVEDFLPERIDFDVMLPEGLRPGEVAELGVTARYLFGAPGADLAVEGEVLLRAATGLPGWEGYRFGPHDTPFSAVMQGFDPARTDAAGLASVTVALPDVGDPGVPLEARVAVRVAEGSGRPVERVTTVPLAANGPMIGVKPMFDGVVAENAEARFTLAGVDADGAATPMATRWELVRIETTYQWYQSFGNWMWQPVTRRERVAEGEVALSDPVEIAAPVTWGEYVLTVTQEGGAAVTSVPFNAGWFAAADAASTPDTLELSLDKAAYAAGDVAKLRLVPRFAGKAVVMVLSNRLVAMQAVTVAEGENVIDLPVTDEWGTGVYVTAQVLRPMDVAAGRNPARALGLAHAGVDPGARALRATVEVAPEADPRGVLPVAVKVDGLAAGEAAYVTIVAVDQGILNLTAYKAPDPQGHYFGQRKLGVGIRDIYGRLIDGLNGAEGVVRSGGDAGAQARLQAPPPTEELVAYFTGPVEVGADGYARAEFTLPAFNGTVKVMAVAWSKTGVGQASADVLVRDPVVVTASLPRFMAPGDEARVLLEIVHATGPFGTMGLSVEGRGVEVGDVPATIDLAEKGKQVVAVPLVAGSEGVHEVAVILTTPDGKVLEKLLSLPVLRNDPEVVRVSRFDLASGQTFQFDDAVLAGYLPGARATLAIGPLARLNAPGLLAALDRYPYGCTEQMTSKAMPLLYFDEVAQAMSLPWAENVQGRVQEAVAEILTNQGAEGGFGLWGPGSGDLWLDAYVTDFLSRAKARGFDVPDPAFRMALDNLRNQVNFAADFDYGGEALAYALMVLAREGAAAIGDLRYYADVKGDAFATPTAMAQLGAALAAYGEQTRADAMFARAGAALDAASLETEQLFRADFGTSYRDAAAVLTLAVEAGSNAVDREALTDRIATSGVLSTQESTWALLAANALIERPEVSGVTINGQPADGPLVQMRALGAAPVAVANSAADTTLTVTTFGVPEGDEAASGNGYAISRSYFTMDGTPMDASQVAVGTRMIAVLEVTPFARGEARLMVADPLPAGFEIDNPNLMTAGAVPALEGLGLTNFVTHAEYRQDRFLAAVDRMDNAPFRLAYVVRAVSPGLFRHPAASVEDMYRPDFRAVGETGRVSVTE; translated from the coding sequence ATGCGCTTTCTTTCCGTTTCCCTTGCCTTTGCCTTGCTGCTCGTGCCGATCGCGGCATCAGCGCAGGAGTTGGTGCCGCAGAAGCGCGCCGTCCTTTCGCAGGATATTGACCTTCCGGGAGGGGATATCGGGTCAGCCTTTGACACGACTTTGGAGGCCTGTGAACGCGCCTGTCTGGCGGGGGCAGCTTGTGAGGCCTTTACCTTCAATAGCCGGAATGGAAGCTGTTTCCTGAAGGCCGGGCCGGGGGAAGGTGTGGCCTATGGCGGCGCGTTTTCGGGTCTGGTGCGGGCGGCAGCGGCTGGCAGTGCCGAGCGAGCGCGGACACGGCAGGGCGAAATCGGCTTTGTGCAGGATTGGGAATTCGGTGCGGTGACCGCGCAGGCGGTTGCGCTGGGGCGCGAGCACGTGACCGGGCCTTGGACAGCGTCGGAATGGATAGCGACCGCGCAGAATGCCGAAATGGCAGGCGATTACGCGGGTGCTGCGCGGAGCATGGGGGCCGCAGTCAACATCACGGACGCGGCGGGGGATTGGGCGGAATATGCACGATTGCTGCTGGCGGCGGGCGATGCGGAAGGGCCGGATCAGCAGGCTTTGCGCGAGCGGTCCTATCAGGCGGCGGTGAATGCCTATCTACGGGCAGAAGGCGCGGCAGAGCGACATACCATCCTTGTCACCATGGGCATGGCGCTGGAGCGGTTGGGGCGCGGATCGGATACTGTGAAGGCGCTCCGTCTGGCGCAATCGCTGCAAACCCGCGATGACACGGCGGCCTATCTGGCGCAGGCAGCGGGGCAATACGGGTTCCGCATCGTGGAGAACCGGGTGGAGAGTGACAGTGCACGGCCCCGTATCTGTGCGACCTTTTCCGAGGATCTGGTGGCGAAGGGTGTGGATTACGCAACCTTCGTGCAATTGGATGAACCGGGCCTGACGGTTTCTGCTCAGTTCCGCGACATCTGCGTTGAGGGGCTGGTCCATGGCCAGCGCGCGACCGTGACCTTTCGCGAAGGGCTGCCTGCTGCCGATGGGCAGGTGCTGATGGGATCGGTGGATATCACGCAGTATATCCGCGACCGTAGCCCCGGCGTGCGCTTCCCGGGGCGGGCCTATGTTCTGCCCAAAGCGGGCGAGCCTGCGCTGCCTGTCGAGACGGTGAATACGGAGGCGCTGGAACTGATCCTCTATCGCGTTACGGATCGGAACCTGATCAGGGCCTTCCAGAACGGATACCTGTCTGCGCCGATGGCAGAGTGGCAGGAATATGACTTCACTTCCCAGACGGGGACAGAGGTCTGGCGCGGCACCGCCGAAGTTAGCTTGGACGTGAACCGTGACGTGACCACGCGGCTGCCGATGGCCGAGGCTTTGGCCGGGCAAGGGGCGGGGGTCTATGCGCTGCGTGCGTCGGTCCCCGGCAAACCGTCGTGGCAGGTTCCGGCGGGATGGCAGTGGTTCACGGTGTCTGACCTTGGGCTGACAACGCTTTCGGGCGTGGATGGGTTACATGTCTTTGTTCGGTCTTTGGGTTCGGCCGAGGCGAAGGCAGGGATCGCTGTCGAGCTTTTGTCGAATGGGAATGAAGTTCTGGGCCGCACCCAGACGGATGCGCAGGGTTATGCCCGGTTCGATGCAGGGCTGACCAAGGGGACGGGGGCGGCCGCGCCCGCGATGGTGGTGGCGCGCGAGGGGGAGGCGGATGTGGCTTTCCTGTCGCTGACCGATCCGGAATTCGATCTGTCGGATCGCGGCGTGGAGGGGCGCGAGGCTGCACCTCCAGTAAATGTGTTCCTGGCGACGGATCGGGGGGCCTATCGCGCGGGCGAGACGGTCTTTGCGACGGCCTTGGCGCGCGACAGTGGGGCGGCAGCGATCGAGGGACTGCCGCTGACGGTGGTGGTGAAACGGCCTGACGGGGTGGAACATGCGCGACAGGTGGTGAATGACTGGAGCGGCGGCTACGTGATTTCGCAGCCGATCCTTGCCTCTGCCCAGCGCGGCGTTTGGCGAATGGAGATACTTGCCGAGGCGGATGCCCCACCCCTGACGGCGACAACCTTTCTTGTAGAGGATTTCCTGCCGGAGAGGATCGATTTCGACGTGATGCTGCCAGAAGGGTTGCGCCCCGGCGAGGTGGCAGAACTGGGCGTAACGGCGCGTTATCTTTTCGGAGCGCCGGGGGCAGATTTGGCAGTTGAAGGTGAGGTGCTGTTGCGTGCGGCAACGGGCTTGCCGGGATGGGAGGGCTATCGCTTTGGCCCGCATGACACGCCCTTTAGTGCCGTGATGCAGGGGTTCGATCCTGCGCGGACGGATGCGGCGGGACTGGCCAGTGTGACAGTTGCCCTTCCCGATGTGGGCGATCCGGGCGTTCCGCTGGAGGCGCGGGTGGCTGTGCGGGTAGCCGAGGGATCGGGCCGTCCTGTCGAGCGCGTGACGACGGTGCCCTTGGCGGCGAATGGGCCGATGATCGGTGTGAAGCCGATGTTCGATGGGGTTGTGGCCGAGAATGCCGAGGCGCGCTTCACGCTGGCGGGCGTGGACGCGGATGGGGCGGCCACGCCGATGGCGACCCGGTGGGAGTTGGTGCGGATCGAGACGACCTATCAGTGGTATCAAAGCTTTGGCAATTGGATGTGGCAGCCCGTTACGAGGCGGGAACGGGTCGCCGAGGGCGAGGTGGCGCTATCTGACCCGGTCGAGATTGCCGCGCCTGTTACATGGGGTGAATATGTGCTGACCGTGACGCAAGAAGGCGGCGCGGCGGTGACCTCTGTTCCGTTCAACGCGGGCTGGTTCGCGGCGGCGGATGCCGCATCAACGCCGGATACTCTGGAGCTGTCTTTGGACAAGGCGGCCTATGCGGCGGGTGATGTGGCCAAGCTGCGGCTGGTGCCACGTTTCGCGGGCAAGGCGGTGGTGATGGTCCTGTCAAACCGTCTGGTCGCCATGCAGGCTGTGACTGTCGCCGAGGGCGAGAATGTGATCGACCTGCCCGTGACGGATGAATGGGGCACGGGCGTCTATGTGACGGCACAGGTTTTGCGGCCCATGGATGTGGCGGCGGGACGAAACCCTGCGCGGGCGCTGGGTCTGGCCCATGCTGGGGTCGATCCGGGGGCACGGGCCCTGCGCGCGACGGTGGAGGTTGCGCCCGAGGCCGATCCGCGCGGGGTGTTGCCCGTAGCGGTGAAAGTCGATGGGTTGGCTGCGGGCGAGGCGGCCTATGTCACCATCGTGGCGGTGGATCAGGGTATCTTGAACCTGACGGCTTATAAGGCCCCCGATCCACAGGGGCATTACTTTGGCCAAAGAAAGCTAGGCGTTGGCATCCGCGATATCTATGGCCGTCTGATCGACGGGCTGAACGGGGCCGAGGGCGTGGTGCGATCCGGCGGCGATGCGGGTGCGCAGGCACGGTTGCAAGCACCGCCCCCGACAGAAGAGCTGGTGGCCTATTTCACTGGGCCGGTTGAAGTTGGCGCGGATGGCTACGCGCGGGCGGAGTTCACGTTGCCCGCCTTTAACGGCACGGTGAAGGTGATGGCGGTCGCCTGGTCCAAGACTGGGGTCGGGCAGGCGAGTGCGGACGTGCTGGTGCGCGATCCTGTGGTGGTGACGGCCTCCTTGCCGCGCTTCATGGCACCGGGGGATGAGGCCCGGGTTCTGCTGGAGATTGTGCATGCGACGGGGCCATTTGGAACGATGGGCCTTTCGGTCGAAGGGCGGGGTGTGGAGGTGGGCGATGTGCCTGCGACCATCGATCTCGCCGAAAAGGGCAAGCAGGTGGTGGCCGTGCCGCTGGTGGCAGGATCCGAGGGCGTGCACGAGGTGGCAGTGATCCTGACCACACCGGATGGGAAGGTGTTGGAAAAGCTGCTTTCCCTGCCTGTCCTACGGAATGACCCGGAAGTGGTACGGGTGTCGCGGTTCGATCTTGCCTCGGGGCAGACCTTCCAGTTCGACGATGCGGTGCTGGCGGGATATCTGCCGGGCGCGCGGGCAACGCTGGCCATCGGGCCTTTGGCGCGGCTGAATGCGCCAGGGCTTTTGGCGGCACTGGACCGGTATCCCTATGGCTGCACGGAACAGATGACGTCTAAGGCGATGCCGCTGCTTTATTTCGACGAGGTGGCGCAGGCCATGTCGCTGCCCTGGGCCGAGAATGTGCAAGGCCGGGTGCAAGAGGCAGTGGCCGAGATCCTGACCAATCAAGGGGCAGAAGGCGGCTTTGGCCTTTGGGGGCCGGGGTCGGGCGATCTGTGGCTGGATGCCTATGTGACCGACTTCCTGTCGCGGGCCAAGGCACGCGGGTTTGACGTGCCGGACCCGGCCTTCCGCATGGCACTGGACAATCTGCGCAATCAGGTGAATTTCGCCGCCGATTTCGATTATGGCGGCGAGGCGCTGGCCTATGCCTTGATGGTGCTGGCGCGCGAAGGGGCGGCGGCGATTGGCGATCTGCGCTATTATGCCGATGTGAAGGGCGATGCCTTTGCAACGCCGACAGCGATGGCGCAACTTGGCGCGGCGCTGGCGGCCTATGGCGAACAAACGCGGGCGGATGCGATGTTCGCGCGGGCGGGCGCGGCGCTGGACGCTGCGTCCTTGGAGACCGAACAACTGTTCCGCGCGGATTTCGGAACCTCCTACCGGGATGCGGCGGCGGTTTTGACGCTGGCGGTTGAAGCGGGGTCGAATGCCGTGGACCGCGAGGCGTTGACGGACCGGATCGCCACCTCGGGCGTTTTGTCCACGCAGGAAAGCACATGGGCCCTTTTGGCGGCGAATGCCTTGATCGAACGACCCGAAGTTTCGGGGGTGACGATCAACGGGCAGCCTGCGGATGGCCCCCTGGTGCAGATGCGGGCCTTGGGGGCCGCGCCTGTGGCGGTGGCGAATAGCGCGGCGGATACGACACTGACCGTGACGACCTTTGGCGTGCCCGAGGGGGACGAGGCGGCATCCGGCAACGGCTATGCGATTTCGCGCAGCTATTTCACGATGGACGGCACGCCGATGGATGCATCACAGGTGGCCGTGGGCACGCGGATGATCGCCGTGCTGGAAGTGACGCCCTTTGCACGTGGCGAGGCGCGGCTGATGGTGGCCGATCCTTTGCCCGCTGGGTTCGAGATCGACAACCCGAACCTGATGACGGCGGGTGCAGTGCCCGCGCTGGAAGGCTTGGGGCTGACGAATTTCGTGACCCACGCTGAATATCGGCAGGACCGTTTCCTTGCCGCCGTTGACCGAATGGACAATGCGCCTTTCCGTCTTGCCTATGTGGTGCGGGCAGTTTCACCGGGTTTGTTCCGGCATCCGGCGGCATCGGTCGAGGATATGTATCGCCCGGATTTCCGCGCGGTGGGTGAAACGGGCCGGGTCAGCGTGACGGAGTGA